From the Micromonospora lupini genome, one window contains:
- a CDS encoding OAM dimerization domain-containing protein, which yields MSTQIVRPYGDTTGDGMVQVSFTLPVAHDKRAEGAAVQLANKMGIDPAMVVHAKPMGDGFTFFVVYGRVNHLIDVGAVQVVERDFALLSAKEVNTVVKQRLRRKLSVVGACIGTDAHTVGIDAILNVKGIAGEKGLEYYRELKVTNLGAQVSVPELVEAARVEKADAVLVSQVVTQRDAHLHNTREMSAAFREAMPAGRRPLLIVGGPRFDESMTDELGVDRIFGRGTTPGEVASYLVHALITQRKANA from the coding sequence GTGAGTACGCAGATCGTGCGGCCGTACGGGGACACCACCGGCGACGGGATGGTGCAGGTGTCGTTCACCCTGCCCGTGGCGCACGACAAGCGGGCCGAGGGCGCGGCGGTGCAGTTGGCCAACAAGATGGGCATCGACCCGGCGATGGTGGTGCACGCCAAGCCAATGGGTGACGGGTTCACGTTCTTCGTCGTGTACGGGCGGGTCAACCACCTCATCGACGTGGGCGCGGTGCAGGTGGTGGAGCGGGACTTCGCGCTGCTGTCGGCCAAGGAGGTCAACACGGTGGTCAAGCAGCGGCTGCGGCGCAAGCTGTCGGTGGTCGGGGCGTGCATCGGCACCGACGCGCACACCGTGGGCATCGACGCGATCCTCAACGTCAAGGGCATCGCGGGGGAGAAGGGCCTGGAGTACTACCGGGAGTTGAAGGTCACCAACCTGGGCGCGCAGGTGAGCGTGCCGGAGCTGGTGGAGGCAGCCCGGGTGGAGAAGGCCGACGCGGTGCTCGTGTCGCAGGTCGTCACCCAACGTGACGCGCACCTGCACAACACGCGGGAGATGTCCGCGGCGTTCCGGGAGGCGATGCCGGCGGGCCGCCGGCCCCTGTTGATCGTCGGCGGTCCCCGGTTCGACGAGTCGATGACCGACGAGTTGGGCGTGGACCGCATCTTCGGTCGCGGGACCACGCCCGGCGAGGTGGCCAGCTACCTCGTGCACGCCCTGATCACGCAGCGGAAGGCGAACGCATGA
- a CDS encoding TetR/AcrR family transcriptional regulator, with protein sequence MRRADARSNRDRVVAAAREAFASAGLEVPMREVARRAGVGVATLYRHFPTRTELVATVLAERVEDCSVQVRRALDDPDPWRALSGVVREFAERQSHDRALNEALLGPGEVSAAFQRERREHAQALNVLVVRARAAGVLRDGVDADDVRAGLLAIASLRRLPAATSARVIGRVADLVLAGIRA encoded by the coding sequence ATGCGGCGTGCCGATGCCCGGTCCAACCGTGATCGGGTGGTGGCGGCGGCACGGGAGGCGTTCGCGTCGGCGGGGCTCGAGGTGCCCATGCGGGAGGTGGCGCGACGGGCGGGGGTGGGTGTGGCGACCCTGTACCGGCATTTCCCGACGCGTACGGAGTTGGTGGCGACGGTCCTGGCCGAGCGTGTGGAGGATTGCAGTGTGCAGGTGCGCCGCGCGCTCGACGACCCGGACCCGTGGCGGGCGCTGTCCGGCGTGGTGCGCGAGTTCGCCGAGCGGCAGAGCCATGACCGGGCGCTCAACGAGGCGTTGTTGGGGCCGGGTGAGGTGAGTGCGGCGTTTCAGCGGGAGCGGCGGGAGCACGCGCAGGCGTTGAACGTGCTGGTGGTGCGGGCCCGGGCGGCGGGGGTGCTGCGCGACGGCGTCGACGCGGACGACGTCCGGGCCGGCCTGTTGGCCATCGCGTCGCTTCGGCGGTTGCCGGCGGCGACGAGCGCCCGGGTGATCGGTAGGGTCGCCGATCTGGTGCTCGCCGGTATCCGCGCCTGA
- a CDS encoding lysine 5,6-aminomutase subunit alpha codes for MTGKLDLDPVLVARARELARRAGQPVVDLARSHTTVSVERAVLRLAGVSGADPDGIPWVNRLVDAVVADVGLGHGVAVPVFDALAREGITDVTLLAQKAAAGSVRFALPGGRSATAARSAARRAVGAGIRRIDRRRAERDRLVKRHGDPVQRPWIYLIVATGDIYEDIPQAQAAARAGADVIAVIRSTGQSLLDYVPEGATREGFAGTYATQENFRLMRAALDESSKELGRYVRLTNYASGLCMPEMATLAGLERLDMMLNDSMYGILFRDINPVRTFVDQRFSRQVHARAGIIINTGEDNYLTTADAVDEAHTVTVSQLLNEFFAHEAGLADWQLGLGHAFEINPEVPESFRLELAHALLARELFPDAPLKWMPPTKHMTGDVFRGNLLDGFFNLAGALTGQGILLVGMMTEAVVTPWLSDRDIALQNVRYVLGAAGGLHEDFVPAPGGFIRRRANQVLGEALDLLERIGEQTLLTAIAQGTFGIMKRPADRGKGLSGVAAHEADYCNPATDILEAGA; via the coding sequence GTGACCGGGAAACTTGACCTTGATCCGGTGTTGGTGGCGCGGGCGCGGGAGTTGGCGCGTCGCGCCGGGCAGCCGGTGGTCGACCTGGCCCGCAGCCACACGACGGTGTCGGTGGAGCGGGCGGTGCTGCGGTTGGCCGGGGTGAGCGGCGCCGACCCGGATGGCATTCCGTGGGTGAACCGGCTCGTGGACGCGGTCGTCGCGGACGTGGGGTTGGGGCACGGGGTGGCGGTGCCGGTGTTCGACGCCCTCGCCCGCGAGGGGATCACGGATGTGACGTTGCTGGCGCAGAAGGCCGCCGCCGGGTCGGTGCGGTTCGCGCTGCCCGGCGGTCGGTCGGCGACGGCGGCCCGGTCGGCGGCGCGCAGGGCGGTCGGCGCGGGTATCCGGCGCATCGACAGGCGGCGCGCGGAGCGGGACCGGCTCGTCAAGCGGCACGGTGACCCGGTGCAGCGGCCGTGGATCTACCTGATCGTGGCGACGGGGGACATCTACGAGGACATTCCGCAGGCGCAGGCCGCGGCGCGGGCCGGCGCGGACGTCATCGCGGTGATCCGCTCGACCGGGCAGTCGCTGCTGGACTACGTGCCCGAGGGCGCGACACGTGAGGGCTTCGCCGGGACGTACGCCACGCAGGAGAACTTCCGGCTGATGCGGGCGGCCCTCGACGAGTCGTCGAAGGAGTTGGGCCGCTACGTGCGGTTGACCAACTACGCGTCCGGGCTGTGCATGCCGGAGATGGCGACCCTGGCCGGGTTGGAACGTCTCGACATGATGCTCAACGACTCGATGTACGGGATCCTGTTCCGCGACATCAACCCGGTGCGCACGTTCGTCGACCAGCGGTTCTCCCGGCAGGTCCACGCCCGCGCGGGGATCATCATCAACACCGGTGAGGACAACTACCTGACCACCGCCGACGCGGTCGACGAGGCGCACACGGTGACGGTGTCGCAGCTGCTCAACGAGTTCTTCGCGCACGAGGCGGGTCTGGCGGACTGGCAGCTGGGCCTGGGGCACGCGTTCGAGATCAACCCGGAGGTGCCGGAGTCGTTCCGCCTGGAGTTGGCGCACGCCCTGCTGGCGCGGGAGTTGTTCCCCGACGCGCCGTTGAAGTGGATGCCGCCGACGAAACACATGACCGGTGACGTGTTCCGGGGCAACCTGCTCGACGGGTTCTTCAACCTGGCCGGAGCGCTGACCGGGCAGGGCATCCTGCTGGTGGGGATGATGACCGAGGCCGTGGTGACGCCGTGGCTGTCGGACCGCGACATCGCGCTGCAGAACGTGCGCTACGTCCTCGGCGCGGCCGGTGGGCTGCACGAGGACTTCGTGCCCGCGCCGGGCGGGTTCATCCGCCGCCGCGCCAACCAGGTCCTCGGCGAGGCCCTGGACCTGTTGGAGCGCATCGGGGAGCAGACGCTGCTCACGGCCATCGCGCAGGGCACCTTCGGGATCATGAAGCGGCCCGCGGACCGCGGCAAGGGCCTGTCCGGGGTCGCCGCGCACGAGGCCGACTACTGCAACCCGGCCACCGACATCCTGGAGGCAGGGGCGTGA
- a CDS encoding amidohydrolase, with protein sequence MTNPSTLYRGGVLHCPADPSATALLVSGGRIAWLGTDGDAPPADRVVDLGGALVTPAFVDAHVHATDTGLALSGLELSGVRSAGQLLDAVAGFAAGLPADAVVLGHGWDESGWADATLPDAAALDRAAGGRRVYLSQASIHSALVSSALLAACPQAEQAAGYDASGWLRRDAHHVVRAAAQGSVTRAQRVAAQRVALAHAASLGIAAVHECGGPEISDEEDFTGLLGISGAGLPEVYGYWGELGGAARARELGAVGAGGDLFADGALGSRTAHVSQPYGDGDDCGHGYLSAEQVRDHLVDCAAHGLQGGFHAIGDAAIGTVLDGFAAAASTLGVERLRAARHRIEHAEIINKRMIARFVEYGIVASMQPAFDRLWGGAGRMYEARLGLDRSLESNPMGAMHSVGVALAFGSDSPVTPLDPWGSVRAAASHHNPAQRMGVRSAFAAHTRGGWRAVHLDVEGVLALGAPATFAVWSTPAGVERGLPVLLAEDPEARGPDDPTPLPVCRRLVLRGEVIYEEGSP encoded by the coding sequence ATGACGAACCCCTCGACGTTGTACCGCGGCGGCGTGCTGCACTGCCCCGCCGACCCGAGCGCCACCGCGCTGCTGGTGTCCGGTGGGCGGATTGCCTGGTTGGGGACCGACGGTGACGCGCCGCCGGCTGACCGGGTGGTGGACCTGGGCGGGGCGCTGGTGACGCCGGCGTTCGTCGACGCGCACGTACACGCCACCGACACCGGGTTGGCGTTGTCCGGGCTGGAGTTGTCCGGGGTGCGCTCGGCGGGTCAGTTGCTCGATGCGGTGGCCGGGTTCGCGGCGGGGTTGCCGGCGGACGCGGTGGTGCTGGGGCACGGCTGGGACGAGTCGGGTTGGGCGGATGCGACGTTGCCGGACGCGGCGGCGTTGGACCGGGCGGCAGGTGGTCGGCGGGTGTACCTGTCGCAGGCGTCGATCCACTCGGCGTTGGTGTCGTCGGCGTTGCTGGCGGCGTGTCCGCAGGCGGAGCAGGCGGCCGGGTACGACGCGTCGGGTTGGTTGCGGCGCGACGCGCACCACGTGGTGCGGGCGGCGGCGCAGGGGTCGGTGACGCGGGCGCAGCGGGTCGCCGCGCAGCGGGTGGCCCTGGCGCACGCGGCGTCGTTGGGTATCGCGGCGGTGCACGAGTGCGGCGGTCCGGAGATCTCCGACGAGGAGGACTTCACCGGCCTGCTGGGCATCTCCGGGGCGGGCCTGCCGGAGGTGTACGGGTACTGGGGTGAGCTGGGTGGCGCCGCCCGTGCCCGGGAGTTGGGCGCGGTGGGCGCCGGTGGTGACCTGTTCGCCGACGGGGCGTTGGGGTCGCGTACGGCGCACGTGTCGCAGCCGTACGGCGACGGTGACGACTGCGGGCACGGGTACCTCAGCGCGGAGCAGGTGCGTGATCACCTGGTGGACTGTGCGGCGCACGGCCTGCAGGGCGGGTTCCACGCGATCGGGGACGCGGCGATCGGCACGGTCCTGGACGGGTTCGCGGCGGCGGCGTCGACGCTGGGTGTGGAGCGGCTGCGCGCGGCGCGGCACCGCATCGAACACGCGGAGATCATCAACAAGCGGATGATCGCGCGGTTCGTGGAGTACGGGATCGTGGCGAGCATGCAGCCGGCGTTCGACAGGTTGTGGGGCGGCGCGGGCCGGATGTACGAGGCGCGGCTGGGGTTGGACCGCTCGTTGGAGTCGAATCCGATGGGCGCGATGCACTCGGTGGGTGTGGCGTTGGCGTTCGGGTCGGATTCGCCGGTGACGCCCCTGGACCCGTGGGGGTCGGTGCGGGCGGCGGCGTCGCACCACAACCCGGCGCAGCGCATGGGGGTGCGTTCGGCGTTCGCGGCGCACACCCGGGGTGGGTGGCGGGCGGTGCACCTGGACGTCGAGGGTGTCCTGGCCCTGGGCGCCCCGGCGACGTTCGCGGTGTGGTCGACGCCCGCAGGGGTGGAGCGGGGCCTGCCGGTGCTGCTGGCCGAGGACCCGGAGGCGCGGGGTCCGGACGACCCGACGCCGCTGCCGGTGTGCCGGCGGCTGGTGCTGCGCGGTGAGGTCATCTACGAGGAAGGGTCGCCGTGA
- a CDS encoding hotdog domain-containing protein — MTDTRLGLTVTHRRYVPYSHAHYAGNLVDGAYALALFGDVATEVCIRTDGDEGLFAGYSDVRFTAPIRAGDVVEVTAQVSRVGSRSRTLELSCAVVCRGRPDRSASAAEVLDPPIVAVTATGTVVVPAARVSREE; from the coding sequence ATGACCGACACCAGGCTCGGGTTGACGGTGACGCACCGGCGGTACGTGCCGTACTCGCACGCCCACTACGCCGGCAACCTCGTCGACGGGGCGTACGCCCTGGCGTTGTTCGGCGACGTCGCCACTGAGGTGTGCATCCGCACCGACGGCGACGAGGGCCTGTTCGCCGGCTACTCCGACGTGCGGTTCACCGCGCCGATCCGCGCCGGTGACGTGGTGGAGGTGACCGCCCAGGTGTCGCGGGTGGGCAGCCGCAGCCGGACCCTGGAGTTGAGCTGCGCGGTGGTGTGCCGGGGCCGCCCGGACCGGTCCGCGTCCGCCGCCGAGGTCCTCGACCCGCCGATCGTGGCGGTCACGGCGACCGGCACCGTGGTCGTACCCGCCGCCAGAGTGAGTCGCGAGGAGTAG
- a CDS encoding KamA family radical SAM protein → MTHTIPHPSHAPVAAPTAGQPYEYHRRPLVEPDWTRFPGWRHVTRDQWESAQWQRVNCVKNVKQLRAVFGDLIDDTFYADLEADQSALATMSMLVPPQMINTMVPFAPLTTEALLADPIRRYMIPVASDRRTDWPSHPYASRDSLHEHDMWVAEGLTHRYPTKVLAELLSTCPQYCGHCTRMDLVGNSTPAVDKLKLTLKPVDRYDAHIAYLKAHPGVRDVVVSGGDVANVPWRNLESYLMRLLELETVRDIRLATKALMGLPQHWLQPDVVEGLERVARSAGRRGVNLAIHTHVNHAQSLTPLVAKAAQTALDVGVRDVRNQGVLMRGVNATTPELLDLCFALQGEAGILPYYFYMCDMIPNAEHWRVPVWHAQQLQHDIMGYLPGYATPRIVCDVPFVGKRWVHMLTDYDRERGISYWTKNYRTSIESADLEALNKRYAYYDPIDTLPADGQQWWHDHRDD, encoded by the coding sequence GTGACCCACACCATCCCGCACCCCAGTCACGCCCCGGTCGCCGCACCGACCGCCGGGCAGCCCTACGAATACCACCGCCGCCCCCTGGTCGAACCGGACTGGACCCGCTTCCCCGGCTGGCGCCACGTCACCCGCGACCAGTGGGAATCCGCCCAGTGGCAACGCGTCAACTGCGTCAAGAACGTCAAGCAGCTCCGCGCCGTCTTCGGCGACCTCATCGACGACACCTTCTACGCCGACCTCGAGGCCGACCAGTCGGCCCTGGCCACCATGTCCATGCTGGTGCCGCCACAAATGATCAACACGATGGTGCCGTTCGCGCCGCTGACCACCGAGGCGCTGCTCGCCGACCCCATCCGCCGCTACATGATCCCGGTCGCCTCCGACCGCCGCACCGACTGGCCCTCACACCCCTACGCCAGCCGCGACAGCCTCCACGAACACGACATGTGGGTCGCCGAAGGCCTCACCCACCGCTACCCCACCAAGGTCCTCGCCGAACTGCTCTCCACCTGCCCCCAGTACTGCGGCCACTGCACCCGCATGGACCTCGTCGGCAACTCCACCCCCGCCGTCGACAAACTCAAACTCACCCTCAAACCCGTCGACCGCTACGACGCGCACATCGCCTACCTCAAGGCCCACCCCGGCGTCCGCGACGTCGTCGTCTCCGGCGGTGACGTCGCCAACGTCCCCTGGCGCAACCTCGAGTCGTACCTCATGCGCCTGCTGGAACTGGAGACGGTCCGCGACATCCGCCTCGCCACCAAGGCCCTCATGGGCCTCCCCCAGCACTGGCTGCAACCCGACGTCGTCGAAGGCCTGGAACGCGTCGCCCGCAGCGCCGGACGACGAGGCGTCAACCTCGCCATCCACACCCACGTCAACCACGCCCAGTCACTCACCCCACTTGTCGCCAAGGCCGCCCAGACCGCCCTCGACGTCGGCGTCCGCGACGTCCGCAACCAGGGCGTCCTCATGCGCGGCGTCAACGCCACCACCCCGGAACTGCTCGACCTCTGCTTCGCGCTGCAGGGCGAAGCCGGGATCCTGCCGTACTACTTCTACATGTGCGACATGATCCCCAACGCCGAACACTGGCGCGTCCCCGTCTGGCACGCCCAGCAGCTCCAGCACGACATCATGGGCTACCTCCCCGGCTACGCCACCCCCCGCATCGTCTGCGACGTGCCCTTCGTCGGCAAACGCTGGGTGCACATGCTCACCGACTACGACCGTGAGCGCGGCATCTCCTACTGGACCAAGAACTACCGCACCTCCATCGAGTCCGCCGACCTGGAGGCGCTCAACAAGCGCTACGCCTACTACGACCCGATCGACACCCTCCCCGCCGACGGCCAGCAGTGGTGGCACGACCACCGCGACGACTGA
- a CDS encoding glutamate mutase L yields MTLAVCADVGSTYTKAAVVDLAAGVLVGAAAAPTTVGSDVLHGLDAAVAAATAGLGVRDVPWYVCSSAGGGLRLAVLGYEALVTAQAGRRVGLSAGAHVVHVAAGRLGAADLTALRAARPDVVLLVGGTDGGDADTITHNATRLARARWRIPVVLAGNTDVRVELTGLLEAAGVPVTGADNVLPRIGVLAPASARAAIRAVFLRHVIGGKRLSRGARFARLVRAATPDAVLTGVEVLADTLGGDLAVVDVGGATTDVYSVLTPDERATGPGREVAGSLWRARTVEGDLGMRWSAPGVVRAAAEERLLSPDEAGDLGAAADRRAADPAFLAADDGERAVDRRIATLAATVALRRHARGAATGERAGRDLRDVRLLVGSGGVLRHAPGAASGQVLAAVLADHAGGWALPRAARAVVDVDYVLAAGGLLAEEHRTAAAALLRHHLGTQ; encoded by the coding sequence GTGACCCTGGCGGTCTGCGCGGACGTCGGCTCCACGTACACCAAGGCGGCGGTGGTGGACCTGGCCGCGGGTGTCCTCGTCGGCGCGGCGGCCGCGCCCACCACTGTGGGCAGCGACGTGCTGCACGGCCTGGACGCCGCCGTCGCGGCGGCCACCGCCGGGCTCGGGGTGCGCGACGTGCCGTGGTACGTCTGCTCGTCCGCCGGTGGTGGGCTGCGGCTGGCAGTGCTCGGCTACGAGGCCCTCGTCACCGCGCAGGCGGGCCGGCGGGTCGGGTTGTCCGCCGGCGCGCACGTGGTGCACGTGGCGGCCGGGCGGCTCGGCGCGGCGGACCTGACGGCGTTGCGGGCGGCCCGGCCGGACGTGGTGCTGCTCGTCGGCGGCACCGACGGCGGTGACGCCGACACGATCACCCACAACGCGACCCGCCTGGCCCGTGCCCGCTGGCGGATACCTGTCGTCCTGGCCGGCAACACCGACGTACGCGTGGAGCTGACCGGGCTGCTGGAGGCCGCCGGGGTGCCGGTGACCGGCGCGGACAACGTGTTGCCGCGCATCGGGGTGCTCGCCCCGGCGTCGGCGCGCGCGGCGATCCGCGCGGTGTTCCTGCGCCACGTCATCGGCGGCAAACGACTGTCGAGGGGCGCCCGGTTCGCGCGGCTGGTGCGGGCCGCCACGCCCGACGCGGTCCTCACCGGCGTGGAGGTGCTCGCCGACACCCTCGGTGGGGACCTCGCCGTCGTCGACGTGGGTGGGGCCACCACCGACGTGTACTCGGTGCTCACGCCCGACGAGCGGGCCACCGGGCCGGGTCGGGAGGTCGCGGGCAGCCTGTGGCGGGCCCGCACCGTCGAAGGTGACCTGGGTATGCGGTGGAGCGCCCCCGGTGTCGTGCGCGCCGCCGCCGAGGAGCGGCTGCTCAGCCCCGACGAGGCCGGCGACCTGGGCGCCGCCGCCGACAGGCGGGCCGCCGACCCCGCGTTCCTGGCCGCCGACGACGGCGAGCGGGCCGTGGACCGGCGCATCGCCACGCTCGCGGCGACTGTCGCGCTGCGCCGGCACGCCCGGGGGGCCGCCACCGGCGAGCGGGCCGGGCGGGACCTGCGCGACGTGCGGCTGCTGGTGGGCTCCGGTGGGGTGCTGCGGCACGCCCCCGGGGCCGCGTCCGGGCAGGTCCTGGCGGCGGTCCTGGCCGATCACGCGGGCGGGTGGGCGCTGCCGCGCGCCGCCCGCGCGGTCGTCGACGTCGACTACGTGCTGGCCGCCGGTGGGCTGCTCGCCGAGGAGCACCGGACGGCGGCGGCGGCGCTGCTGCGCCACCATCTGGGCACGCAGTGA
- a CDS encoding RNA polymerase sigma factor has protein sequence MSSGIEHGEDRFRRVYAETFESLLAYALRRVAHPEDAADVVAETFLVAWRRRRDLPADGEARLWLYGVARRVLANQHRGGVRRQRLGERLRQQIVASVVDPGSEVPERLAVRAALAGLAEVDREVLMLNVWEGLRPHEVAAVLGVTPAAVRTRLSRARARLRGLVGDDPGPPGHVLDVLTAFIGKGD, from the coding sequence GTGAGCTCAGGGATAGAGCATGGCGAGGACCGCTTCCGGCGGGTCTACGCCGAGACCTTCGAGTCGTTGTTGGCGTACGCGCTGCGGCGGGTCGCGCACCCGGAGGACGCGGCGGACGTCGTCGCGGAGACCTTCTTGGTGGCGTGGCGGCGCCGTCGGGACCTTCCGGCCGACGGGGAGGCGCGGTTGTGGCTGTACGGGGTGGCCCGGCGGGTGTTGGCCAACCAGCACCGTGGGGGTGTTCGCCGGCAGCGTCTTGGTGAGCGGTTGCGTCAGCAGATCGTCGCGTCGGTCGTCGATCCGGGGAGTGAGGTGCCGGAGCGGCTTGCCGTTCGGGCGGCGTTGGCAGGCCTGGCCGAGGTGGACCGGGAGGTGCTGATGCTCAATGTGTGGGAGGGTCTGCGGCCGCACGAGGTGGCTGCGGTGCTGGGGGTGACTCCTGCCGCGGTCCGGACCCGGCTGTCGCGGGCGAGGGCGAGGTTGCGGGGGCTGGTCGGTGACGATCCGGGGCCGCCCGGACATGTGCTCGACGTGCTGACCGCATTCATCGGGAAGGGGGACTGA
- a CDS encoding zinc-binding alcohol dehydrogenase has product MGLHRVVQPAGVLPQAAWRLDASAAIAPNEVRIRLQRLNLDAASFRQLSEKHGGDGDAVRAEVLEIISTRGKMQNPVTGSGGMLIGTVEEAGRRSPLGLKAGERVATLVSLTLTPLVITDGLARWDGRSEQVPCDGWAILFARSIAAVLPDDEDPQLSLAVLDVCGAPALTARVVSRYVAERGRVGDPTPVRVAVIGGAGKSGSLSLAAARRAGAARTVGVVPVAAERDALTAAGLASVVALADARDPVGLSTAVTTALGAPADVTVVCVDVPGCEHGAVLATADGGTVIFFSMATSFSAAALGAEGLAADVTMLVGNGYVPGHAELALGLLRAEPGVRRLFAARIAAD; this is encoded by the coding sequence GTGGGACTGCACCGCGTCGTGCAACCGGCGGGGGTGCTGCCGCAGGCGGCGTGGCGGCTGGACGCGTCCGCCGCGATCGCGCCGAACGAGGTGCGGATCCGGTTGCAGCGGCTGAACCTGGACGCGGCGAGTTTCCGGCAGTTGTCGGAGAAGCACGGCGGCGACGGGGATGCCGTGCGCGCCGAGGTGCTGGAGATCATCTCCACGCGGGGGAAGATGCAGAACCCGGTGACCGGCTCCGGTGGGATGTTGATCGGCACTGTGGAGGAGGCCGGTCGGCGGTCTCCGCTGGGGCTCAAGGCCGGGGAGCGGGTCGCCACGCTCGTGTCGTTGACGTTGACGCCGCTGGTGATCACCGATGGGCTGGCCCGCTGGGACGGGCGCAGCGAGCAGGTGCCGTGCGACGGGTGGGCGATCCTGTTCGCGCGGTCCATCGCCGCGGTGCTGCCCGACGACGAGGACCCGCAGTTGTCCCTCGCCGTGCTGGACGTGTGCGGGGCACCCGCGCTGACCGCCCGGGTGGTGTCGCGCTACGTCGCGGAGCGCGGGCGTGTGGGTGATCCGACGCCGGTGCGGGTCGCGGTGATCGGTGGGGCCGGCAAGAGCGGGTCGCTGTCCCTGGCGGCGGCGCGACGCGCTGGCGCCGCCCGTACCGTCGGGGTGGTTCCGGTGGCGGCGGAGCGCGACGCGCTGACGGCCGCCGGGCTGGCGTCGGTGGTGGCGTTGGCCGACGCGCGCGACCCGGTGGGGTTGTCGACGGCGGTGACCACGGCGCTCGGCGCGCCGGCGGACGTGACAGTGGTGTGCGTGGACGTGCCGGGGTGCGAGCACGGGGCGGTGCTGGCCACCGCGGACGGCGGCACGGTGATCTTCTTTTCGATGGCGACGAGCTTCTCCGCGGCGGCGTTGGGCGCGGAGGGGTTGGCGGCGGACGTGACGATGCTCGTGGGCAACGGGTACGTGCCGGGGCACGCGGAGTTGGCGTTGGGGCTGCTGCGGGCCGAGCCGGGGGTGCGTCGGCTGTTCGCGGCGCGGATCGCGGCAGACTGA